A DNA window from Primulina tabacum isolate GXHZ01 chromosome 12, ASM2559414v2, whole genome shotgun sequence contains the following coding sequences:
- the LOC142520288 gene encoding uncharacterized protein LOC142520288, translated as MKPPEFDGSTDPMVALEWAKAVEAIYDYLQLDDKDRANCKTAITLIDTGATHSFMSEIFLRSLNVVPSYEPLWYSILLPSRDEIWPSSILKVFTVQVNEKIYFADLIIIPMLTFDVILGVDWLSSYRVVIDYMAKTVRFPAEDDDSGIFQSSGTAPILKAPYRMAPTEMKKLKNQLQDLLDKGFIRPSSSPWGAPVLFLKKKDGSLRLCIDYKEINKVMIKNKYPLLRIDDLFDKLQGVTVFSNIDLRSGYYKLKVREADVPKTGFRTSPAINQSDEESGERGKIIAYASRQLKDYEKNYPTHDLEFSVVVFALKYGGKANVVADALSRKSISSLSSLIQKALLLDLQRSEIVIVEHGTIARLLALVIRTTLIDMIRHEQPNDNQLMEMRSKADENGNTDFAMNTDDLLTLRAHFLPAKTTFSMNQYAEVYVVEIVRPHGIPVSIVFDRDPRFTFEIWKSLHRALGTRLAFSTAYYPQSDGKSERVIQILEDMLRARAIHFLGSWDSKFHLVEFTYNNSYQATISMAPYEALYGRKFRPPLNWDEVGERKMLGTELVQQTADVITLIRT; from the exons ATGAAGCCACCAGAATTTGATGGTAGCACTGATCCCATGGTCGCCTTGGAATGGGCCAAAGCTGTGGAGGCTATTTATGATTATCTTCAACTTGACGACAAAGATCGAGCCAACT GCAAGAccgctattacattgattgacACTGGTGCTACACATTCCTTTATGTCTGAAATTTTCTTGCGCTCCTTGAATGTTGTTCCATCTTATGAACCCCTCTGGTATAGTATTTTGTTGCCATCGAGAGACGAAATATGGCCTTCTAGTATTCTTAAAGTTTTTACAGTACAAGTAAATGAGAAAATCTATTTTGCTGATCTTATTATTATTCCCATGTTGACgtttgatgttattttgggaGTGGACTGGCTATCGTCATATCGTGTCGTTATTGACTACATGGCTAAGACGGTGCGATTTCCTGCAGAAGATGATGATAGCGGGATTTTCCAGAGTTCAG gtacggctccgatttTAAAAGCTCCTTACCGAATGGCGCCGACTGAAATGAAGAAGCTGAAGAATCAGTTGCAGGATCTCTTAGACAAAGGCTTTATTCGTCCGAGTTCTTCcccgtggggagctccggttttatttttgaaaaagaaagatggatcttTGAGGTTATGCATTGATTACAAAGAGATCAACAAAGTcatgatcaagaataaatatccattgctgAGGATTGACGATCTCTTTGACAAGCTACAGGGAGTGACAGTGTTTTCAAATATCgacctgcgttctggttattatAAGCTGAAAGTTAGGGAAGCCGACGTCCCTAAAACTggattcagaaccag CCCTGccattaaccaatctgacgaggaaagcggtgaa CGTGGGAAAATAATcgcgtatgcttctcgtcagttgaaagactacgagaagaattatcccaccCACGATCTTGAATTTTCGGTTgtggtatttgcattgaaatatggag GTAAAGCAAATGtcgttgcagatgctttgagccgcaaGTCAATTTCTTCTTTGAGCTCGTTGATTCAGAAGGCGTTGTTATTGGATCTTCAGAGGAGCGAGATCGTTATAGTGGAGCATGGGACCATCGCTAGACTTTTAGCTTTGGTTATTCGAACTACATTGATAGATATGATACGACATGAGCAGCCTAATGACAATCAGTTGATGGAAATGCGATCCAAAGCCGATGAGAATGGAAATACAGATTTTGCGATGAACACTGATGATTTGTTAACGTTGAGAG CACATTTTCTTCCAGCCAAGACGACTTTTTCAATGAACCAGTATGCTGAAGTCTATGTAGTTGAGATTGTGAGACCTCATGGTATCCCTGTGTCAATTGTATTTGATCGTGACCCGAGGTTTACTTTTGAAATATGGAAGAGCTTGCATAGAGCCTTGGGCACCAGATTGGCTTTTAGCACAGCATATTATCCTCAGAGTGATGGgaagtcagagagggtgattcagattcttgaagaTATGCTACGAGCCCGCGCGATTCATTTTCTTGGTAGTTGGGATTCTAAATTTCATCTTGTGGAATTTacgtataacaatagttatcaggcgACGATTAGCATGGCACCATACGAGGCATTGTACGGAAGAAAATTTAGGCCACCGTTGaactgggatgaagtcggtgaaagaaAGATGTTAGGAACAgaattggtccaacagacagctgacgTGATTACTTTAATCAGGACATAA